GGACGGATCGTGATGATTGGCAGCGTCAACAGTGATATCATGCCTTTTGCTGGCGGCTCCGTTTACGCTTTGACCAAAGGAGCGATCGCCAGTTTCACACGCGGTCTTGCTCGCGATCTCGGCCCTCGTGGCATCACTGTGAACAATATCCAACCTGGCCCGGTAGACACCGACATGAATCCGGCGGAAGGCCCTTTTGCCGAGACTATGAAAAGTATGATTGCCTTGCAACGCTATGGACGAAGCGAAGAAGTTGCCGATATGGTTTCCTATCTCGCTAGTGCAGAAGCCGGTTTCATCACCGGTGCAAGCCTGAAGATTGATGGCGGCTTTGCAGCCTGATAGAGCAGAACCAAGAAAAGTCCGATCGTGTAAATCTGTCTGGCGACGATACCAGCGCCAAGGCTGGGGGCACATCCTGAAAAAAGTTGGCTTCACCGCCGTCGATCTCGGCGGCTTGGTCTCTTCTTCCGGTAAGATTAGTACTTATCAATAAGCTTTAATAAAAAACTTATGTCTTCAATTCCTCTAACATTGAACCTAATTGAAGGTTCTGTCTCCTTCAGTTTTTCACCCCAAGCAGCACGAGAATTAAAGACAGCGACAGATCAACTCATGGATCGCCTGAAAGCTGTCGCCGCTAAACCCACTCCTGGCGGCGGTAGAGTGACTCCCCAGCCTCCAATGGAATATCGTTATACAGGTGAAGTATTTTTAGAGATTTTCTGTAATCCTAATATTTGGCCAACGCCTTTTGCAGCCAAAGTTTTACTAACTGTCCGCAATATCAACATTCGCTTGACTACTGAAGCTGAACTTACTCGTATTATTGAAGATATTAATCAATATTTAGAGCAAGTTGGATAATAGTTCAATAATTTTTCTATGATTTTCGAGATTTTTTAACAAATAATCTTATACAAATTTGGGATTTTGCGAAAATTCTCTTTATTGTCGCAACTGGTGTCGGTTAGCCCGACTTAGAAAACTTCTCAAAACGAGTTTTGGCTTCGAAAAGCAGGTAATGCTATGAATTGCGAGTCAAAAGTGAAGTTCCTACACTTATATCAGACAGATCAATGTAGGAGCTTCACCGAATCTACACACCAGACTCAAGCTTTCGCATCAAAAAAATGCTTCTGATGCCTTCTTTAACTTGAGAATTTGTCTAAATTCAGACTCCAATACTTTTGTGTTAATGAAAGACGCAAGATTCTATATGGGGCAATGCCGATCGAAAACCAGAGATTATCCCCCAGATTGGGCGTAGGATCGTTGACTGTGAGATCCACACATCGAAAATAAACTCCCAATCCCAAACCCGAAATCAAACATTGATTTAGTCGTTGTCCCACTGTTCGCGACCAATTAGGTCGCCAATGCGATCGCGTAACAAAAAGTCACATTTCTCTAATTCACATTCAACGCAAACCCACTCTCTGGCTGGAATATATTGGCAGAGGCTATATATTGGCTGTTGTCGGCTAACCATTCCCTTTTGCACGAGTCGGCGTGCTTCGTCTTGAATCAGATCGAGAGAGTAGTAATTGATAGAAGGCACCGTATTCACACTCATGTTTTTTACTCACAAATTAACACTTACGATAGTGTTCCCGTTAATAATTAGGAACAAACATTACAGAAATTAGACTTGTGGCTAGGATTTTGTAGTTTGCTATACGGAACTATTTTTATTTTGACGCTACATCTCCTGAAATTATCTCAAGAAATGTTAAGAAAGTCAACGAATCCTGACATTTGTCGAAAATCCGCTTCACAAAAAAAATTCCGAGTAGTTAACTTAACCTGCTATGGCGGCTGTATGATTTTTATGCAATAAGTCTGAAAGTATTGCCATTAGTGTATTTAGGCAATATCTAGTGGATGGGAAGAATTCATATTACGTAGGCGTAGCCCAACCTAGGCATCCTTTACATATCAAATAATCACCTTAAAGTCGGATATAGAACTGCTGCTATTTATCTAAGGGTAAACAACACAAGAATATTTGTCAGACAGTAGGGTATAAACTGTTGCAAAACATAACGGCTAAAGTACACTACGAAGGCTTTTACCCCGGCATCTGTTAACAATTTCTTAAGTAAAGCCACAACTACTTAGTTATTTCCAGCACTAATATCACACAGCTTTCTTTTGATAAGCATCTGTAGAAGGGTGGAGTAATGCTGATTCGTAATTTGAAGGAAGTAGGAGGTAGGCGACTAGCGATCGCTGAAGTTGGTTATGGTTACATTAAAACAGACGCGATCTAGTCACGTCTGTAAACGGTTTGGCGGATTTGCTGAGATTAATTGTTCTGAAGTTACATTGTTATTTAAGTTACTTATTCACTAAATGATTCATCATCTCGATCTGTGCTGTCTTCTACTGCTAACAGATTTTCTGGCGGGCGCTCATGGTTAAGCTGGCTTAGTAGTGCCAGTACCTTGTTACCGCGTTCTATGGAGCGATCTTCGAGAAAGATTACCTCTGGTGTACGACGTAGGCGTACCCGCGCCCCAAGTTCACTACGGACGTAACCTGTGGCTGACTTTAAGCCGGCCATTGTTTCTACCTTAGCTTCATCTGTACCATAGATACTGACGTAGATTTTGGCGTGTTGGAGATCGCCAGAAACATCAACATCAGTAACACTTACCATTCCTGTACCCACACGGTCATCCTTAATGCCGTTGAGCAGCATTTGGCTAACTTCCCGTTTGATCAATTCAGCAACGCGGGAAACCCGGCGATTTGTAGCCATAAAAATTTCGCCTCCTGACAGAGGTTGTACGACAAAAACATAGATGTAGACAGTACTTAGCGGAAGCAACGCCAAGAGTAACCATCTGTGGGGCATAGCCCCGATATAGCGCTAGTCTAGATTGCACTCAAACCCAGCATTGCCCGTAGGGTGAAGGTAAGGAAGACTAGGCTGCTTACAAATAAACCCAAGAGGGCAATCAAGGTAACTGGGCGCTTCAACAGTGGCACTAACGGCTCAAAGGTGTTCAAAAACAGCCCTAAGACGATCGTAATTAAGTACCGGGGGTAGCGAAAGACGTTATC
This genomic interval from Nostoc sp. KVJ3 contains the following:
- a CDS encoding DUF751 family protein yields the protein MFDGFWDNVFRYPRYLITIVLGLFLNTFEPLVPLLKRPVTLIALLGLFVSSLVFLTFTLRAMLGLSAI
- a CDS encoding DUF4327 family protein, translating into MSVNTVPSINYYSLDLIQDEARRLVQKGMVSRQQPIYSLCQYIPAREWVCVECELEKCDFLLRDRIGDLIGREQWDND
- the rbfA gene encoding 30S ribosome-binding factor RbfA, which produces MATNRRVSRVAELIKREVSQMLLNGIKDDRVGTGMVSVTDVDVSGDLQHAKIYVSIYGTDEAKVETMAGLKSATGYVRSELGARVRLRRTPEVIFLEDRSIERGNKVLALLSQLNHERPPENLLAVEDSTDRDDESFSE